The following coding sequences lie in one Pseudomonas syringae CC1557 genomic window:
- the argA gene encoding amino-acid N-acetyltransferase has protein sequence MPEYVNWLRHASPYINAHRDCTFVVMLPGDGVEHPNFGNIVHDLVLLHSLGVRLVLVHGSRPQIESRLAQRGITPRYHRDLRITDTETLECVIDAVGQLRISIEARLSMDMAASPMQGSRLRVTSGNVVTARPIGVLEGVDYQHTGEVRRVDRKGINRLLDERHIVLLSPLGYSPTGEIFNLACEDVATRAAIDLAADKLLLFGAETGLLDEQGRLVRELRPQQVPAHLQRLGGNYQAELLDAAAEACRGGVARSHIVSYAENGALLTELFTRDGGGTLVAQEQFELVREAAIEDVGGLMDLITPLEEQGILVRRSREVLEREITQFSVVEREGLIIACAALYPIADSEAGELACLAVNPEYRHGGRGDELLERIESRARALGLKTLFVLTTRTAHWFRERGFEPSSVDRLPSARASLYNFQRNSKIFEKAI, from the coding sequence ATGCCCGAATACGTCAACTGGCTTCGCCACGCGTCCCCTTACATCAATGCCCACCGCGATTGCACCTTCGTCGTCATGCTGCCCGGCGATGGCGTAGAGCATCCCAATTTCGGCAATATCGTCCACGATCTGGTGTTGCTGCACAGCCTGGGCGTGCGCCTGGTGCTGGTACACGGCTCGCGCCCACAGATCGAAAGCCGTCTGGCCCAGCGCGGGATTACCCCGCGTTACCACCGTGACCTGCGGATCACCGACACCGAAACCCTGGAATGCGTGATCGATGCCGTCGGCCAGTTGCGCATCTCTATTGAAGCGCGCCTGTCGATGGACATGGCCGCTTCGCCAATGCAGGGCTCACGCCTGCGGGTGACCAGTGGCAACGTGGTCACTGCACGGCCTATCGGCGTACTGGAAGGCGTCGATTATCAGCACACCGGCGAAGTCCGTCGGGTCGACCGCAAGGGCATCAACCGCCTGCTGGATGAGCGTCATATCGTGCTGCTGTCGCCGCTGGGCTATTCGCCGACCGGCGAGATTTTCAATCTGGCCTGCGAAGACGTCGCTACCCGTGCGGCCATTGATCTGGCCGCCGATAAATTGCTGCTGTTCGGCGCTGAAACCGGGTTGCTGGACGAGCAGGGCCGGCTGGTGCGCGAGCTGCGTCCACAGCAGGTGCCTGCGCACTTGCAGCGTCTGGGTGGCAACTATCAGGCGGAATTGCTGGATGCGGCAGCCGAAGCCTGTCGCGGTGGCGTGGCGCGCAGCCATATCGTCAGCTATGCCGAGAACGGCGCGCTGCTGACCGAGCTGTTTACCCGCGACGGTGGCGGTACGCTGGTGGCGCAGGAGCAGTTCGAACTGGTCCGTGAAGCGGCTATCGAGGACGTCGGTGGTTTGATGGACCTGATCACACCGCTGGAAGAGCAGGGCATCCTGGTACGCCGCTCCCGCGAAGTGCTGGAGCGCGAGATTACCCAGTTCAGCGTGGTTGAGCGGGAAGGCTTGATCATTGCCTGTGCGGCGCTGTATCCGATTGCCGATTCAGAGGCGGGCGAGCTGGCGTGTCTGGCGGTCAACCCCGAGTACCGTCACGGCGGTCGTGGTGACGAGTTGCTGGAGCGCATCGAAAGCCGTGCCCGCGCGCTGGGTCTCAAAACCCTGTTCGTCCTCACCACTCGCACCGCTCACTGGTTCCGCGAGCGCGGTTTCGAGCCGAGCAGCGTCGACCGCCTGCCGAGTGCGCGTGCGTCGTTGTACAACTTCCAGAGAAATTCGAAGATCTTCGAAAAGGCGATTTAA
- a CDS encoding GspE/PulE family protein translates to MAALAPSSQDRWLDLNDVLRDLVAAGFLGQDDSETALIQRRSAVNIQLHPLEFLASLQFDDLKRPGKKLDLETLTAWLAKACDQPYMRIDPLKINVAAVTPLMSYAFAQRHKILAVAVDRESVTIASAQPYVSSWEADLAHVLKLQVKRVVANPTDIQRMAMEFFRLAKSVSGANASEQKMSNMGNFEQLLKLGASDQEPDANDAHIVNIVDWLFQYAFQQRASDIHIEPRREQGTVRFRIDGVLHNVYQFPAQVIMAIVSRLKSLGRMNVAEKRKPQDGRVKTTTPENREVELRLSTLPTAFGEKMVMRIFDPEVLLKDFDQLGFSSDDLRRWQEMTRQPNGIILVTGPTGSGKTTTLYTTLKKLATSEVNLCTIEDPIEMVEPAFNQMQVQHNIELSFAAGVRALMRQDPDIIMIGEIRDLETAEMAIQAALTGHLVLSTLHTNDAPSAISRMLELGVPHYLLKATILGVMAQRLVRTLCPHCKAPINLNETDWQTLTRPWQAPVPPGAHQAVGCVECRDTGYRGRAGVYEIMVMSDNIKALISADLDLNAMRRQAFKEGMRSLRLSGAQKVSAGLTTLEEVLRVTPQSEQR, encoded by the coding sequence ATGGCAGCCCTGGCCCCCTCTTCACAGGATCGCTGGCTCGATCTGAACGATGTGCTGCGTGATCTGGTCGCCGCAGGCTTTCTCGGTCAGGACGACTCGGAAACGGCGCTCATCCAGCGCCGCAGTGCGGTGAACATTCAGCTGCACCCTCTCGAATTTCTTGCGTCGTTGCAGTTCGACGACCTGAAACGGCCTGGCAAAAAACTCGACCTGGAAACCCTCACCGCTTGGCTGGCGAAGGCCTGTGACCAGCCCTACATGCGCATCGACCCGCTGAAGATCAATGTAGCGGCGGTCACGCCATTGATGTCCTACGCCTTCGCCCAGCGCCACAAGATTCTCGCCGTGGCGGTGGATCGCGAATCGGTCACCATCGCCAGCGCCCAGCCTTACGTCAGCTCGTGGGAAGCCGACCTCGCCCACGTGCTCAAGCTTCAGGTAAAACGCGTCGTCGCCAACCCGACAGACATCCAGCGCATGGCGATGGAGTTTTTCCGGTTGGCGAAGTCGGTCAGCGGTGCCAACGCGTCTGAACAGAAAATGAGCAACATGGGCAACTTCGAACAGTTGCTCAAGCTCGGCGCCAGCGATCAGGAACCCGACGCCAACGACGCGCACATCGTCAATATCGTCGATTGGCTGTTCCAGTACGCGTTCCAGCAACGTGCCAGCGACATTCACATCGAGCCGCGTCGCGAACAGGGCACTGTGCGCTTCCGCATCGATGGCGTGCTGCACAACGTCTATCAGTTTCCGGCGCAGGTCATCATGGCGATTGTCAGCCGCCTGAAAAGCCTGGGGCGGATGAACGTCGCTGAAAAGCGCAAGCCGCAGGACGGCCGCGTCAAGACCACTACCCCTGAAAACCGCGAAGTGGAATTACGCTTGTCGACCTTGCCGACGGCGTTCGGCGAGAAGATGGTGATGCGGATTTTCGATCCTGAGGTGCTACTCAAGGATTTCGATCAACTGGGTTTTTCCAGCGATGATTTGCGGCGCTGGCAGGAAATGACCCGCCAGCCCAACGGCATCATTCTGGTCACCGGCCCGACCGGTTCGGGCAAGACCACTACGCTGTACACCACCCTCAAGAAGCTGGCGACCTCGGAGGTCAACCTCTGCACCATCGAGGACCCGATCGAAATGGTCGAGCCTGCCTTCAACCAGATGCAGGTGCAGCACAATATCGAGCTGAGCTTTGCGGCAGGCGTGCGCGCATTGATGCGACAGGACCCGGATATCATCATGATCGGCGAGATTCGCGACCTGGAGACAGCCGAAATGGCGATCCAGGCCGCATTGACCGGCCACTTGGTGCTTTCGACGCTGCACACCAACGATGCACCCAGCGCAATCAGCCGGATGCTGGAGTTGGGCGTGCCGCATTACCTGCTCAAAGCCACCATCCTCGGCGTCATGGCCCAGCGTCTGGTGCGCACCCTGTGTCCGCACTGCAAGGCACCAATCAACCTGAACGAAACCGACTGGCAAACCCTCACCCGTCCGTGGCAAGCCCCCGTACCGCCCGGCGCTCATCAGGCGGTAGGCTGTGTGGAATGCCGTGATACCGGTTATCGGGGCCGGGCCGGGGTCTACGAGATCATGGTCATGTCGGACAACATCAAAGCCTTGATCTCCGCAGACCTCGACCTCAATGCCATGCGGCGCCAGGCGTTCAAGGAGGGCATGCGCAGCTTGCGCCTGTCCGGCGCCCAGAAAGTCTCGGCCGGGCTGACTACACTGGAAGAAGTGCTGCGGGTTACGCCACAGAGCGAGCAGCGCTAG
- the argE gene encoding acetylornithine deacetylase — protein sequence MPLPSMKDQFAALIAAPSVSCTQPSLDQTNRPVIDLLAGWLGDLGFACDIQQVSPGKFNLLATFGTGPGGLVLAGHSDTVPFDEALWKTDPLKLTEVDGRWVGLGSCDMKGFFALVIEAVRGLLDQPFKQPLLILATCDEESSMAGARALAEAGRPLGRAAVIGEPTGLKPIRMHKGVMMERIHILGRSGHSSDPSLGHSALEAMHDAISELKGLRKEWQAEYRNPQFSVPQPTLNLGCIHGGDNPNRICGQCSLEFDLRPLPGMDPDVLRAAIRQKLQPLAELHQVQIDYAPLFPECAPFEQVADAELVRVAERLTGHTAAAVAFGTEAPYLQRLGCETLVLGPGDIACAHQPGEYLEMSRLDPTVRLLRQLIEHYCLTPQ from the coding sequence ATGCCGTTGCCGTCCATGAAAGACCAGTTTGCAGCCTTGATCGCTGCGCCATCGGTGAGCTGTACTCAGCCTTCTCTGGACCAGACCAATCGGCCTGTCATCGACCTGCTGGCCGGGTGGCTTGGCGATCTGGGTTTTGCCTGCGACATTCAGCAGGTTTCGCCCGGCAAGTTCAACCTGCTGGCGACTTTCGGCACCGGCCCCGGCGGCTTGGTGCTGGCGGGGCACAGCGATACCGTGCCGTTCGACGAAGCGCTGTGGAAAACCGACCCGCTGAAACTGACCGAAGTCGATGGCCGCTGGGTCGGGCTGGGCAGCTGCGACATGAAGGGCTTCTTTGCACTGGTCATCGAGGCGGTGCGCGGTCTGCTCGACCAGCCGTTCAAGCAGCCGCTGCTGATCCTTGCGACCTGCGATGAAGAAAGTTCGATGGCCGGCGCCCGTGCGCTGGCAGAGGCTGGCCGCCCGCTGGGCCGTGCGGCGGTGATCGGCGAGCCGACCGGGCTCAAGCCGATCCGCATGCACAAGGGCGTGATGATGGAGCGCATCCATATTCTCGGGCGCAGCGGCCACTCGTCAGATCCCAGCCTCGGGCACAGCGCTCTGGAAGCCATGCACGACGCGATCAGCGAGCTCAAGGGCCTGCGCAAAGAGTGGCAGGCCGAATACCGCAACCCGCAATTCAGCGTGCCGCAACCGACCCTCAACCTGGGCTGCATTCATGGCGGCGACAATCCGAACCGCATCTGCGGCCAGTGCTCGCTGGAGTTCGACCTGCGCCCGCTGCCGGGTATGGATCCGGACGTGCTGCGTGCCGCCATCCGGCAAAAGCTGCAACCGCTCGCCGAGTTGCATCAGGTGCAGATCGACTACGCTCCACTGTTTCCCGAGTGCGCGCCGTTCGAACAGGTGGCCGATGCAGAGCTGGTCCGTGTAGCTGAACGACTGACCGGTCATACCGCCGCCGCAGTAGCGTTCGGCACCGAAGCGCCTTATCTTCAGCGCCTTGGTTGTGAAACACTGGTGCTCGGCCCGGGTGATATTGCCTGCGCGCATCAGCCGGGGGAATACCTCGAAATGTCACGTCTGGACCCTACAGTGCGTCTGTTACGCCAGCTGATCGAACATTATTGCCTGACGCCTCAGTGA
- the gshA gene encoding glutamate--cysteine ligase translates to MSELLNRRLALLGERNNLSLLEQCLHGIERECLRVTATAELACTPHPQALGAALTNGQVTTDYSESLLEFITPALKNPAETLDSLDKIHRFAYSKLDNELLWSPSMPCPLPDEEHIPIAYYGTSNIGKLKYVYRKGLALRYGKTMQCIAGIHYNFSLPEDAWALLKGTEDFAGDAREYQSHSYIALIRNFRRYSWLLMYLFGASPALDAGFLRGREHQLEQHFDADTLYLPYATSLRMSDLGYQSDAQADLTPCYNDLVSYTDSLRKAVATPYQPYVDVGTHDRNGEWIQLNTNVLQIENEYYSNIRPKRVTYSGERPIQALVARGVQYVEVRCLDINPFLPTGISLEQSRFIDAFVLYCALEESPQLAGHECSNASSNFLAVVKEGRRPGLNLMRDNSPVELKAWATELLEKITPIARLLDQAQGIDEHIKSIAVQQAKIDDTALTPSAQVLASMKAHNEGFTAFSLRQSQVHAEYFRTHPLSAEEQAHFEALAKTSIEEQAELEATEEVVDFDTFVGSYQASILSISN, encoded by the coding sequence TTGAGCGAACTTTTAAACCGCCGTCTTGCCCTGCTCGGCGAGCGCAACAACCTCTCTTTGCTGGAGCAATGCCTGCACGGTATAGAGCGAGAGTGTCTGCGCGTCACTGCAACGGCAGAACTGGCCTGCACGCCTCATCCACAAGCTCTGGGTGCCGCACTGACCAACGGCCAGGTCACCACCGATTATTCCGAATCGCTGCTGGAGTTCATTACGCCAGCGCTGAAGAACCCGGCCGAAACCCTCGACAGCCTCGACAAGATCCATCGCTTCGCCTACAGCAAGCTGGACAACGAGTTGCTGTGGAGCCCGTCGATGCCCTGCCCGCTGCCCGACGAAGAGCACATCCCGATCGCGTATTACGGCACGTCGAACATCGGCAAGCTCAAGTACGTGTATCGCAAGGGTCTGGCACTGCGTTACGGCAAGACCATGCAATGTATTGCCGGTATTCACTACAATTTCTCGCTGCCGGAAGACGCCTGGGCGTTGCTCAAGGGGACCGAAGACTTTGCTGGCGACGCGCGTGAGTACCAGTCGCACTCCTATATTGCGCTGATCCGTAATTTCCGCCGTTACAGCTGGCTGCTGATGTACCTGTTCGGCGCTTCACCGGCTCTGGACGCGGGTTTTCTGCGCGGCCGCGAGCATCAACTGGAGCAACATTTCGACGCCGACACGTTGTATCTGCCCTACGCCACCAGCCTGCGCATGAGCGATCTGGGTTATCAGAGCGATGCCCAGGCCGACCTGACGCCGTGCTACAACGATCTGGTCAGTTACACCGACAGCCTGCGCAAAGCCGTGGCCACGCCTTATCAGCCTTACGTCGACGTCGGCACTCATGACCGGAACGGCGAATGGATTCAGCTCAACACCAATGTGTTGCAGATTGAAAACGAGTACTACTCCAATATCCGCCCGAAGCGCGTGACCTATAGCGGCGAACGCCCTATTCAGGCGCTGGTGGCGCGTGGCGTGCAGTACGTTGAAGTACGCTGCCTGGACATCAACCCGTTCCTGCCTACCGGTATCAGCCTGGAGCAGTCGCGCTTCATCGACGCGTTTGTACTGTATTGCGCGCTTGAAGAAAGCCCGCAACTGGCTGGCCACGAATGCTCGAATGCCAGTTCGAACTTCCTGGCCGTGGTCAAGGAAGGCCGCCGTCCGGGCCTGAACCTGATGCGCGATAACAGCCCGGTCGAGCTCAAGGCCTGGGCCACTGAGCTGCTTGAGAAAATCACCCCGATTGCCAGGCTGCTCGATCAGGCGCAGGGCATCGACGAGCACATCAAGTCGATTGCCGTGCAACAAGCCAAGATCGACGACACAGCCCTGACACCGTCAGCTCAGGTCCTGGCGAGCATGAAAGCGCATAACGAGGGCTTTACCGCGTTCTCCCTGCGCCAGAGCCAGGTCCACGCCGAATACTTCCGCACCCACCCGCTGAGCGCCGAAGAACAGGCACACTTCGAAGCCCTGGCCAAAACCTCCATCGAGGAACAGGCCGAGCTGGAAGCAACGGAAGAAGTGGTGGATTTCGACACGTTTGTCGGGTCGTATCAGGCCAGTATTCTGTCGATCAGTAACTGA
- a CDS encoding PaaI family thioesterase translates to MDIPEDLTHSAYFKMLGCELRRLDEGVAEVALPLEAHLRNRGNVMHGGAIFSLVDIAMGLACSSSHGFDQRSVTIECKINYVRGVSEGEVVCIAKVLHAGRRTLVVEAEVVQGDKLVAKAQGTFAVL, encoded by the coding sequence ATGGACATCCCGGAAGATCTGACCCACAGCGCCTATTTCAAGATGCTTGGCTGCGAGCTGCGGCGTCTGGACGAAGGCGTGGCCGAGGTCGCATTGCCGCTGGAAGCGCACCTGCGCAATCGCGGCAACGTGATGCACGGCGGGGCAATCTTCAGCCTGGTCGATATCGCCATGGGGCTGGCCTGTTCCAGCTCCCACGGTTTCGACCAGCGCAGCGTGACCATCGAGTGCAAGATCAACTACGTGCGTGGGGTGTCCGAGGGCGAGGTTGTGTGCATCGCCAAGGTGCTGCATGCGGGCCGCAGAACGCTGGTCGTCGAGGCGGAAGTCGTCCAGGGCGACAAGCTCGTTGCAAAAGCCCAGGGCACATTTGCAGTTCTCTAA
- the gcvH gene encoding glycine cleavage system protein GcvH has protein sequence MSNIPAELRFAESHEWARLEADGTVTVGISDHAQEALGDVVFVELPEIGKVFAAGDAAGVVESVKAASDIYSPVAGEVVEVNEALGDSPESLNSEPYSAWIFKLKPTDADADLAKLLDSAGYKSAIGE, from the coding sequence ATGAGCAATATTCCCGCCGAGCTGCGTTTCGCCGAAAGTCATGAATGGGCGCGTCTTGAGGCCGATGGCACCGTGACTGTCGGCATCTCGGACCACGCACAGGAAGCGCTGGGCGATGTGGTTTTCGTTGAACTGCCGGAAATCGGCAAGGTGTTCGCCGCAGGTGATGCTGCCGGTGTTGTCGAGTCGGTCAAGGCTGCCTCGGACATCTACTCGCCAGTGGCGGGCGAAGTGGTCGAAGTCAACGAAGCACTGGGTGATTCGCCGGAGTCGCTCAACAGCGAGCCTTACAGCGCCTGGATCTTCAAGTTGAAGCCGACTGACGCTGACGCTGATCTGGCTAAACTGCTGGACTCCGCAGGTTACAAAAGCGCCATCGGCGAGTAA
- a CDS encoding DUF2388 domain-containing protein — protein MRLKFAVATVALLSIPMGSAMADTFWRNVLSSGATTGSTYLTFKDHKLIVAAQDDAGSYVASNGDIRGPFLEAAIQQVRKDNPGLKATDMELANAILDKNLVAESQ, from the coding sequence ATGCGTCTCAAGTTTGCTGTCGCCACCGTAGCCTTGCTTTCCATCCCGATGGGTTCAGCGATGGCTGACACCTTCTGGCGTAACGTGCTGTCCTCGGGCGCTACCACCGGCTCGACTTACCTCACCTTCAAGGATCACAAGCTGATCGTTGCCGCTCAGGATGATGCCGGCAGCTATGTCGCCAGCAACGGCGACATTCGTGGTCCGTTTCTGGAAGCAGCTATCCAGCAGGTGCGTAAAGACAATCCTGGCTTGAAAGCAACCGACATGGAACTGGCCAACGCAATCCTGGACAAGAACCTGGTTGCTGAAAGTCAGTAA
- a CDS encoding CYTH domain-containing protein, whose protein sequence is MQKETEIKLRVSRETLAALREHPLLKKRNKSGWERLELSNQYFDTPERELAHAKVALRIRRDGDQIIQTMKTRGQSVAGLSERNEYNWDLTKAKLDLKKLEGDCWPEQLAGLDKKTIKPLFTTDFVREKAEIAWGRGKTKVVIEAALDLGQVVAGKQKEEICELELELREGDPAALLELAAELAATLPLMPCDISKAERGYRLLDASSYSLSLPAPTLNAETPLDDAYSALAWHLLGSSQRLAEQYRFNGHWRLLQDWVEMLAELRALTSSLGQAAPRSSSAQLRTALDALLEDWRPLVQAGQEDGDVRGAAHEQFLEELQDTRWGEFSLNTSRWLLARSWTAERNTRGNRQGAALLSSWLPRLLGEEATSLQLSRYQQQPEDLAEQLPRIERIQAWLHWARGALDLPELDRLYGELRKLEELAHLDISDEVLDARVQQAITVFQSRAWKTLLRL, encoded by the coding sequence ATGCAAAAAGAAACAGAAATCAAACTCCGCGTCAGCCGCGAGACCCTCGCTGCACTGCGCGAACATCCGTTGCTCAAGAAGCGCAACAAAAGTGGCTGGGAGCGCCTGGAACTGTCGAACCAGTATTTCGATACCCCGGAGCGCGAGCTGGCACATGCCAAGGTCGCGCTGCGCATTCGTCGCGACGGTGATCAGATCATCCAGACCATGAAGACACGCGGGCAAAGCGTGGCTGGGCTGTCCGAGCGCAATGAATACAACTGGGACCTGACCAAGGCCAAGCTGGACCTGAAGAAGCTCGAAGGCGATTGCTGGCCCGAACAACTGGCCGGGCTGGACAAGAAAACCATCAAGCCGCTGTTCACCACTGATTTTGTGCGTGAAAAAGCCGAAATCGCCTGGGGTCGCGGCAAGACCAAGGTCGTGATCGAGGCCGCGCTGGACCTGGGCCAGGTCGTAGCGGGCAAGCAGAAGGAAGAAATCTGCGAGCTGGAACTGGAGCTGCGCGAAGGTGATCCTGCCGCCCTGCTGGAACTGGCGGCCGAGCTGGCTGCAACGTTGCCATTGATGCCGTGCGACATCAGCAAGGCCGAGCGCGGCTATCGCCTGCTCGACGCCAGCAGCTACTCCCTGAGCCTGCCTGCACCCACCCTGAACGCAGAAACGCCGCTGGACGACGCCTACTCGGCGCTGGCCTGGCATCTGCTGGGCAGCAGCCAGCGTCTGGCCGAGCAATACCGTTTCAATGGCCACTGGCGACTGCTGCAGGACTGGGTCGAAATGCTCGCTGAGCTGCGCGCGCTGACCAGCAGTCTCGGTCAGGCCGCACCGCGCAGTTCGTCGGCGCAACTGCGTACCGCATTGGATGCCCTGCTGGAAGACTGGCGCCCGCTGGTTCAGGCCGGTCAGGAAGATGGTGATGTTCGTGGCGCGGCTCACGAGCAGTTTCTTGAAGAGTTGCAGGACACCCGCTGGGGCGAGTTCTCGCTGAACACCTCACGCTGGTTGCTGGCACGCAGCTGGACGGCCGAGCGCAACACGCGCGGTAACCGCCAGGGCGCTGCGCTGTTGAGCAGCTGGCTGCCTCGCCTGCTGGGTGAAGAAGCGACCTCCCTGCAACTGAGCCGCTATCAGCAGCAGCCGGAAGACCTTGCCGAGCAACTGCCACGCATCGAGCGCATCCAGGCCTGGCTGCACTGGGCACGTGGCGCGCTGGACCTGCCGGAGCTGGATCGCCTGTACGGCGAACTGCGCAAACTGGAAGAGCTGGCGCATCTGGACATCAGCGACGAAGTCCTCGACGCCCGCGTTCAGCAAGCGATCACCGTGTTCCAGAGCCGCGCGTGGAAGACCTTGTTGCGTTTGTAA